The sequence TTGGCGCTGCAAAGAAACGAAATCAAAAACTGTATCCCGCCGTACGAGAATAGGAATTTTACCAATAAGTCATAAGACCTAAATAATAACATATCAACGTGAAACATGACACTgacaaaacaaaatgaaaactaTCTAAAAATTGCAGAAAAAAGGATATATAGACCAGTTAtagaattggaaaaaatatataaccaGTCAGATATATTGAAAAGAATAAAGTCAAATACAGGTAACTTTGTAACTTAAGgacctttttgataaagaaactcaAGAGCATtcatatgaaaataaaataaataaaaatattcattattttcttgaaaattcacaattaagaattaagaaatttgtgtaaaatttttatctattttcaaagaaatttcattaaaataatatcttttaacCCTACCTTTTGCAACTTTGTAGTAAACATTTAAACATTTCCACAATATTGGCcaaaataaactaatataaaTCCTCATCAAACCCATCCCTAAAGATCCCATAAACAAACTATTCTTTTTGCTCTTCActgcatatttttaataaattctgtaGGAATACGAATAATtccattcaaataaaaataattcagcaAAAGAGAAACTTTTAACTTACCATTATTAACAGTTGGTTTATGCAACTCCTCGTCTGTAATCAACGAAGTAATAGTAACGTACTTGCTCACATCGTCCggaaaaaaagtatcaacttcattaataaacaattcaactAACATATTTATTGTCACACAATTGCCCATATTAACATTGACctaaaaccgttaaaatttcaaatttatggaaaattatttttaaatgttatactTGCTTCTTCGTTACGGTTCCAAAGAAGATTCGGCGCCATCACGATGGCGATATTAGAGGAAGACATTTTGTTTTCCGTATGGTAAGCCAAACGGGATAGAAACTGGATAAGGTAAGCTAAATTATCTCTATTTTCTTGTGGTAACCTTAAAAATAACCCAAGTTCAATTATTAATACCATTTAATGCAACAAAAGtcttacttatttaataaatgcttaACAACTTCGACCCTTTGGTTTTCCGGATATTGCATAGACTGCATCCAGTCCTTATGCAAGCTGTAAGTCAGTAAAGGTTCAGGAAGTTCCCTTAAATACGACTTTAAAGTGCTGGCTAGCACATGCACATCCCTAAAATACCATAGAACCTTAGAAAAATGGGGATTTTGATTAAGTTCATAGACCAACCTATATTCGGGAATAAGGGAAGAAAAACAGCCACTATCTATGGCCGCTTTAAGTCTTTTAACTTTTGATAAGCCCCCGGCTATCCTAAACAGCCCTTCCTCACTAAGGCCAAACTCCGAGAGGGTTGTAATGCAAATTTCCAAAGGGTAGGCAAGCTTTTTTCCCGTTACTCTTAAATGTTCCGCCAAAGGTACACCGTAAACTTTTTTTATGCTACTATCACCTGGAAgtcattttattgaaaaattattatttaatctgTAAAGTAAACACAACTGCAAGAAGTTAATTGCCctgttatgtaaaattttaccTTATCAGAAAGCACTAATACACAAATAATGTAAACAGTATTACTTTAGAAGAAAAATAGTTAATGGACAATGAGTCATAGGACTCAGATAACTTAAtgacttaataaataaagtcaAAACATTGGCAGAaagttaaagtatttttttgtcctATACCCACAAGCTTTACCAAACTCTAAATGTCTAGTATGGAACATGTGAAAGACTTACCAATAGTTTTTTCTAGCCTAGGGATAATAGTCTCTAAGCTCTTCAAGGCACTTTCATGGTATCCCCTCTGTAATTTTaacaattgtaaaatataagaTGAAAATTCATTTTCCCTGGCTAAAAGGTTGAACATTTCTATCGCTAAGGCGTCCCTGCTTTGCTCCACTTTTGTATCTGCTTCCTCCATATCTTCTTTCAGTGTCTCTTTTTTAGTTgactacaataataataaattttgctaaaaaatttacattggATTGTGTTTGCTTACATGGTATCTATTACTGGCTGAATCCTTGTccaaacaatattttttcaaactgTGCTTTTGCTTGGAAATGCTAGGGAGTTCATTTTcaattactttttgaatgggtGAATATACCATTTCTTCCACTTTGGCTTCATGGTCTGCATAGTCCCTTGCTAAATCCTGCTCTGTGAGGCCTAAATAAATCATACTCTTTAGACCCATTTATTGTTAATACAAATGTAGTACCTGATAGTCTAAGGACATTTTGAAGCAAAATACAATCCCTTTCGTCTCTTGCTTCTTCCACAAAAGTAGTTCCTATTTGATATTCTAagcattttttctgtaaatcatgttattttttatgaaaaggaTTTTGGTTTCAGCCGTTATGGACTTACCAAACGTTTCTCTTTATCACTTAACGGCCCGTTAGGacagatttttttgtttacagcAACAAATGCTGACCTAAGAGTTTCTACACGCTGGTCTGCTATCTGCAGTTCTTCATGGTTTAATACTTCACTTTTTTCAGCCCTAAAAGGTATAAAGTTATATtatggttatttattattatacttgccaaaatattaaaaaattacttaatagaAAGTTTCAAATTCAAGGAACTTTTGCACAAAGTACATACACCCACaactttgttttataataaataatttcaatactTAGATTAGATAAGATTCCTCCATGTACATAAGCAATCTTGGGTTGGGTTATTATGCTCATAGGAACTGTTTTATTGGACATTTATACATAAAGAACAATTGATCAAAATTGGAAACTTTTTctgtgaaaaatttaaatatttaattaaggcCCTATTCAATTATTCAAACGATAACTGTGATTTTGATCATTTGAatgatttattgttaaatgttcATTGGGATAGTATTTTAGCTTGAAATGTAGATATAgtaatgttgacatgttttattctattattaataatctaTTTGAATATGTTATACCTAGGAAAAAAGTattgaagaaatttaaattcCCAAATTAGTTTAGCACAGATCTCAATTCTAATataatggagaaaaaattcTAACTGACCACATATTTAAATGATTCCTTTTTAATGAACTTAGATCTTTGTGTAAAACTTGAGCTAACatctcttataaaaaatatgtaaataagattcaaaataaaatcttaGAGAATCCTAAAATGAGGTCCACTATGAGGTGTTGCCGTATTGGCACCTTGCacctttatttttcattatttttattaatgattctGTCCCACGTTTTTTGAACTGTGAAATTCTGCTAAATGCAGATGATTTAgaaacatttaaagaagttCACACAGAAGCTGAATTAGTGCAGGACCTAGGGAGATTTAAAGGCTGAAGAGTATGAGTGATCTTGGAATGTATCAATATTTGACTTCAAACTATTATTTGTAGATCATGTCTACATCTGTAGATCATGTATTAATCCCAACATTTTTAATGTCACAATAAGGCATTAAAAATGTTGggattaataaaaagaaacacaaAGTTTCATAAAAAGAAACACACACTCTATTGGTGCATAAGAGTATCTTTCCTTAGTAAGatcacatttattatttatactggatTTCTTAAAGCACCGGTTCTATGCCTTAGTATTCCACCCTCAACTGACATAGTTGATAATTTGTTTAGATTTAGCTTTAAAGGTTTGCACCACACAGTTATGTTTTATCATCTACTcctattcataaatgtcctaaacctccctctaacactggtcatatgactcgccaggttaacgattttcccttaccaatccctacatcctccctcaccaagaactcacctatataccttagcaaaaaaatttacaaccatgttcctctatgtatcagacaaattttagaagttaagaaattcaaaaaggaattaaaatcacttttattatccagggcatattatagccttgacgatttttttaatgataccttttaacctgtgctctgacatcattttagtgttttagttttgtttcctgttaaataatttaatttacttcttctaaattctgttttattgacagctttacttattttttaatgaaatttatcaaaaagatgctttttttttctcaatctgttttgttatgattaattttggtaatgtgtgtaaattttatggtaaagtgttttagatgttatgtttgtttgaaatttgaaatttaaagtgaatttgaatatagcacattttctttctttctttcatgcATATCTTGTGGATTGGTTTTAAAAATCGCGGTGTAAGTCCGATTTgtttatattatgattttttattactaatgttgtttcttaaatatttaacaaataaaaacattttgattgATTTGATTTAGAATTTAGGTGTTTTGTGTGGTGCCAATATTATGCAGTGCTTATGATATAAGGATTAGAACCTCACTATTCCCATGGATGTGCTTGTATAAAATTACATCTTAAATATTCTGAATCTCCAAAAGTGTTATATCTTgtgttgcacattttcaatacTAATGTTAACTAAATAGGAActaaaaaattctagtttacTTTTTACCATGTCATcataagtttttgaatatttatgtgCTTTTTATTGTTTACCTAGTATGCCTACTTAGTCTATGCCAATTTGACCTCTAATAATTTTAGTgttaatatgtttgttttttatttatctttttttgtcGTAATTACAGTATAAGGAAATTTTCTAATGGGCACTGtgcctataaataaataaataattagccTAATGAGACAACTTTAGTGCAACTCaagtttataattatattatgttattaaacCACAAAAAAACCTTCCGATGATGTCCCTATTCTTAATTAAGCTAAGAATAAATGCATTATTTGAATCTCtttaacatttcaataatataGGCGTAATGATATTGACCTTAATAGGTTTGCTTGATTTGTTTGATTCAAGGTTTTTTTGTTATATCTTAAAGGATTCAAGGCAGTCTAATATACCTATGAATAATACTATTTTTGTtgaactttaaatgtaaatgtatttataaaaatagatttcTGGAGCTCACAACCACATTGAGCTATGGTTATCCCAGACttatttagattaaaataaaacgaattCAATCAGTTTGGTGAATGTTGATTAATGTATATAAATCCCTTGACATTTTAACTTAGAAATTatgaattatattttgttaatggtACTAAATAACTGTAAAGATAATCCTAACAATTGCTTTGCTTATCTCTCAGCCTCAAACaatgaaagtaaatatttttaaagctataaTATGTctacttactttaaaaaagtctgATCAGCTAGTTGCTTCACCcgaaaaaattgtttcttcATTTCTCTAGCATGTTATCCTCGGTACCACTTGGCAAAAATAacaattgatatttatttactcgaaatatgagatcattaactAATTCATAGATAACAATACAGGGGAACagcaatttacaataatattcttGTTGTCACCATCCCAATGTATTCCATACAGGCACAGGGTTTACTTATTGTTATTTATACAATTACCGTGCAAACTGCGACCGCGAACGGACGTAAATAGAACAAATTTGAATATCTCGTACCCAAATCGAGTATTAATCATcggataataaaaaaaatcatacaagGGAGTCCGAATCACTTTCTATTAATGCAATAATCAGACGGGAGTGTTCGGTTATTTACGCCGGACTAATGTAAGCGTTTTAAAAACCTAAATGTTTGTCAGTCAAAAGTACTTATCCTTATCTATTTTAACGttgataataacaaataaattagtagTAAGAACtggcatttttataaattaaattgaaaataaacccccgataaaaattctaaaaatattttgatgagtGATGACAACAGACAATCCCTTAAATTGACAGTTCTATTTTTGTATCTACACTGTTGCCGGATCAAGAAGATTTTTGTACCTTAGTATTTTAGTTTCAGAAGCGCTGAAACAGGGGCGTAGCTGAAGGAAATATCGAAATTAAAAAGGGAATATGTAAAATTACGGTTGCTCCTCATCATTTGGACAATGTTtagactataatttatttagtcgcCGCTCCAGCCGCatgacataaatttaatattttattacaggcggcatattaagttttataaacagtcttagctttataaacagagttattagattttaatttcttaaaaccgcTTATTCAATTTCCTTACTAAAGCCGACAAATAGTACAAAGATCCTCCTATAATCAAAAATGCAACGTTTCATTATGTAAGCATTTTATCATCATATAgcatccatatttttttattacattcacACTTTTAACTTCAGGCCAACAGGTCACTAAACAGTTCATAACACAAGATTCGATTAGAATCAGaattttactttgtaaaatttttatttgtatattctatacaatttttaacaGAATTGTACGGTTAGTACAGTGCTTTATTTCAATCTTCTAATTACAcctatttaccaaaaaattgttgttttattaaaaaaaaaaaaaaaaatcacaacccaGAATACCGTGTGTGCAAAAGCCCATACACAAAACATGGTCCTTCAAGCCggatacattaaaaaattgcaaattttggTGGTTTGGTCCTGAATTCTTACAACATGAAGGACAAACATGGCCCTATTTACAttctaatatttcatcgaatctTCCAGAGGTGAAACAAAATACTCAAACCGTCTTAACCACATTTGAAAGTAACAtcacttttattaataatttttcatcttATACAAGGCTTCCAAGGGTCATGTCTTtttgtttaagatttatttataattcaaaaaccaaaTCAAAGGGTTTACGTTACTATAGTCTTCTATCTAAGCAAGAACTAATAAATGCTACTATTaccttatgtaaattaattcaaaatcattattttgcTGATGAACTCAAATGTCTTAAAGCATCTTTACCTTTAAAAGGCAAAAGTAAAATTTTGCGCTTAAATCCTTTTATCGATTCTAATGGCTTGTTGAGAGTTGGAGGTCGAttgaagttttcaaatttagattttaatggtAAACATCCTATCTTAATTCCTAGTGACTGTCATTTCACAACTTTAATTATACGATATGAACATCTGAGGCATTTACATGCTGGTGCTCAAACAACTTTGTCAGCTATAAAATCAAATGTTTGGCTTATTAATGGTCGTCATGTCGTGCAAAAAATTCTTCGTCAATGCATTGTTTGCTTTCGTGCAAATCCAATAACTTTATGCAATCAAATGGGCGAATTACCTAAGGATCGGGTTATTCCTCAAAGACCTTTTTTTCTACTGGCATTGATTTTGCTGGTCCTTTCCTTGTAAAAGATGGTAAAACCAAAAACAGAATTACGGTCAAATATTacctttgtatttttgtatgttttgcaaCAAAGGCCACACACTTCGAACTGTCAGCTGATTTATCATCAGAGTCATTCCTCAATtgcttaaaaacatttatttctcgAAGAGgcatttgttttaatatttatacagaCAATGGTACTAACTTTGTTGGTGCTGAGCGTGAATTAaaagacactattaaaaaaattaatacaaggatcaaattttaaagaatttctagAAATCAATCAAATAACTTGGCATTTTTCACCACCATATGGTCCTAATTTTGTGGAGGGCTATGGGAGGCATATGTCAAGTCagctaaatttcatttaaagagAATTGTAGGAAACGCACACTACTTAACTTATGAATCGCTTTTAACTGTCTTTATTCAAATTGAAGCCATATTAAATTCAAGACCATTGGTACCTCTTTCTAGTGATCCCAATGATCTAGCGGCTTTAACACCTGGGCATTTCTTAATGGGGCAAAAATTAACAGCATTACCGCAAAcggatataataaaaataccagATAATAGACTGGCGATCTATCAGCGTATTCAACAACAAGTACAACATTTTTGGCGTCGATGGTCTCTTAGTTACCTAAATACTTTGCAGGAAAGGTCCAAATGGGGCACTCAATTTCCTAGTATTAAAGTAGGGACACTAGTATTAATAAAGGACGATAACACAGCTCCATTATTTTGGAAGCTAGGTCGTGTAGTAGAGTTTTTTCCCGGTAAAGATAATATAGTGCGTGTAGTGAACATTCGTACAAACAACGGTATTTTGAAACGTGCTATTACTAAGATTTGTGCTTTACCCCTAGACCATAAGTAGTGGTATAATAAGTtcttatacttaattttaagattaatattttagcattaactctttttattttttagtttataagattttcaccgcattcaaaatattgaattgcaatttgttaattataatattcgtAATGTACATTATTTCAATTCactttttacacattt comes from Anthonomus grandis grandis chromosome 4, icAntGran1.3, whole genome shotgun sequence and encodes:
- the LOC126734756 gene encoding SH3 domain-binding protein 1-like, producing the protein MKKQFFRVKQLADQTFLKAEKSEVLNHEELQIADQRVETLRSAFVAVNKKICPNGPLSDKEKRLKKCLEYQIGTTFVEEARDERDCILLQNVLRLSGLTEQDLARDYADHEAKVEEMVYSPIQKVIENELPSISKQKHSLKKYCLDKDSASNRYHSTKKETLKEDMEEADTKVEQSRDALAIEMFNLLARENEFSSYILQLLKLQRGYHESALKSLETIIPRLEKTIGDSSIKKVYGVPLAEHLRVTGKKLAYPLEICITTLSEFGLSEEGLFRIAGGLSKVKRLKAAIDSGCFSSLIPEYRDVHVLASTLKSYLRELPEPLLTYSLHKDWMQSMQYPENQRVEVVKHLLNKLPQENRDNLAYLIQFLSRLAYHTENKMSSSNIAIVMAPNLLWNRNEEVNVNMGNCVTINMLVELFINEVDTFFPDDVSKYVTITSLITDEELHKPTVNNGRSPLIESSHLTTSTESLLDSPKPNTRKKKPAAPVPPNAQTNHQPEEQHHERMTSSYPSGSTTLTRPPKPKEQPKVKTTVGVNTEENDLSLSRKKSFSKDDLKLIAQLPAAQPSIVVNNCVVSDASATKVVTQAQTNMAKAQPVIRPVALTTEDEKSFKTTATHHVGVSGEGVNSSQKPVAAPRQSLLSDSTSDRTSKVSRTSSLRSASTCNDVTRSQNSLDFGDVQLRRPEPPDSRPKPEIPARPATLIPNKRSSMDIDPTLHKTQCSVYSVANKQQPSIVHFQNRTEKIQLGHDVMMAEKEKFLGHAPAPRTSLENKFNDINSNKDKSRPSSTEEAKIKPCVPPKSLALGKSNDDLNSTKSHDQLLYEPTDQAVSKSSEKLNEINDNKKKTSHTHARTRSDGNIIELGQRGGDFLVHTPPSPRSLNKPTEPPPPPPVQVKRPEPESTDF